The Drechmeria coniospora strain ARSEF 6962 chromosome 02, whole genome shotgun sequence genome has a segment encoding these proteins:
- a CDS encoding hypothetical protein (related to 3`-5` exoribonuclease required for 3` end formation of 5.8S rRNA) yields the protein MPLDTSTYSLALLRVDGRRWNELRRLHAQIRTQQAADGSSYLEMGHTKVMCVVTGPSEQQQGQRRGGQATQRDTAAISVNVVVAGFSSVDRKKRGRNDKRIQEMEITIAKTLGSVVHTHLFPHSSITVSLHVLSQDGSLLAALLNATTLAVIDAGIPMTDYVAACTAGSTSSYAADDESADPLLDLNSQEEQELPFLTVATLGDSDRVLVLNCESRLQVSRFEGMLVVGLDGCKQVKKFLDATVKEKGVRMIREGTVQRSDATALDLGAE from the exons ATGCCCCTCGACACCTCCACCTACTCTCTCGCGCTCCTCCgcgtcgatggccgtcgctGGAATGAGCTGCGCCGCCTGCACGCCCAGATCCGCACCcagcaggccgccgacggctcgtcgtACCTGGAGATGGGCCACACAAAGGTCATGTGTGTCGTCACCGGGCCctcggagcagcagcagggtcAGCGCCGCGGCGGACAGGCGACGCAGCGGGACACGGCCGCCATCAGcgtcaacgtcgtcgtcgccggcttctccAGCGTCGACCGCAAGAAACGGGGTCGAAACGACAA GCGTATCCAAGAGATGGAAATCACAATTGCCAAAAcgctcggctccgtcgtccacACTCACCTTTTCCCCCATTCCTCCATCACCGTCTCGCTGCACGTCCTCTCCCAGGACGGCTCCCTGCTCGCCGCGCTTCTCAACGCCACgaccctcgccgtcatcgatgCCGGCATTCCCATGACAGACTAcgtcgccgcctgcaccGCCGGTTCCACGTCGTCctacgccgccgacgacgagtcggccgATCCCCTGCTCGACCTCAACAGccaggaggagcaggagctgcccttcctcaccgtcgccaccctcggCGACAGCGAtcgcgtcctcgtcctcaacTGCGAGAGCCGGCTGCAGGTCAGCCGGTTCGAGGGtatgctcgtcgtcggcctcgacggttGCAAGCAGGTCAAGAAGTTTCTGGACGCCACCGTCAAGGAAAAGGGCGTCAGGATGATCCGCGAGGGCACCGTTCAGCGGAGCGACGCCACCGCCTTGGACTTGGGCGCCGAGTAA
- a CDS encoding PDI protein A prpA, whose amino-acid sequence MHHPTLAVVAAVLAAFPAEAMYAKSSPVLQVNGGKSFNRLIRDSNYTTIVEFYAPWCGHCKNLKPAYEKAARNLEGLANVAAVDCDDEANKKLCSDHGVEGFPTLKVIRPSKKAGGFPVIDDYQGPRTATGITEVVASKINNFVVRVTDNELATFLASDGPKAILFTEKGKTSALLKSVAIDFLDVISVGQVRHKDKESVAKYGIEKFPTLILIHGGKTTTYDGELKKKEIVQFLSQAGQPHPDPRSVKADASDKSKSKAKSKAKPAKSPEAEKAEPEDAEAENSSQDSADGEPKAAPTPEVIPIPIVTEKAGLVEKCLQRKSTTCVLALAPPETSENGEKAFASLSQLNTKYIQGHRHLFPLLSIPGDLDGLKPLKESLGLSADVEVIALNVRRGWWRRYDGDFGVLSVENWIDAIRMGEGEKKKLPEGMFGADEAESTTGSTDGESQGGADADAKVEKEEAPEKEEAPEKVAHEEL is encoded by the exons ATGCATCACCCCACTCTAGCCGTGGTCGCGGCCGTCCTGGCCGCGTTTCCCGCCGAGGCCATGTACGCCAAAAGCTCGCCGGTGCTGCAGGTCAATGGCGGCAAGTCGTTCAACAGGCTGATCCGGGACTCGAACTACACGACG ATTGTCGAGTTCTACGCCCCCTGGTGTGGACATTGCAAGAACCTCAAGCCTGCCTACGAAAAGGCAGCACGCAACCTCGAAGGCCTTGCTAatgtcgctgccgtcgactgcgacgacgaggcgaacAAGAAGCTCTGCAGCGACCACGGCGTCGAAGGCTTCCCCACCCTCAAGGTGATTCGCCCCTCCAAGAAAGCTGGCGGTTTCCCCGTCATCGATGACTACCAGGGACCTCGGACCGCTACGGGAATCACCGAGGTTGTCGCCTCCAAAATCAATAATTTCGTCGTCCGCGTCACCGACAATGAGCTTGCCACCTTCCTCGCCAGTGACGGTCCCAAGGCCATCCTCTTCACGGAAAAGGGCAAGACAAGCGCGCTGCTGAAGAGTGTCGCCATAGACTTCCTCGACGTCATTTCGGTCGGACAAGTTCGGCACAAAGACAAGGAGTCGGTGGCAAAGTATGGCATTGAAAAGTTCCCTACGCTCATCCTCATCCacggcggcaagacgacgacgtacGACGGAGAgctgaagaagaaggagatTGTCCAGTTCCTCTCGCAGGCTGGCCAGCCTCACCCGGATCCCAGGTCCGTCAAGGCGGACGCGAGCGACAAGAGCAAGAGCAAGGCCAAGAGCAAGGCCAAGCCCGCGAAGAGCCCCGAGGCTGAAAAGGCCGAGCCCGAAGATGCCGAGGCGGAAAATTCGTCCCAGGattccgccgacggcgaaccCAAGGCCGCACCAACCCCCGAGGTGATCCCGATCCCCATCGTCACTGAAAAGGCGGGGCTCGTGGAAAAGTGTCTTCAGCGCAAATCGACGACGTGCGTCCTGGCCCTCGCGCCTCCCGAGACGTCCGAGAATGGCGAGAAGGCATTCGCATCCCTGTCCCAGCTCAACACCAAGTACATCCAGGGACATCGACATCTATTCCCCCTCCTTTCCATCCCTGGAGACTTGGATGGGCTGAAGCCGTTGAAGGAGTCTCTCGGGCTcagcgccgacgtcgaggtcatcGCCCTCAACGTCCGTCGCGGATGGTGGAGACGCTACGACGGCGACTTTGGTGTCCTGAGCGTCGAGAACTGGATCGACGCCATTCGgatgggcgagggcgagaagaagaagctaCCGGAGGGCATgttcggcgccgacgaggctgagTCGACGACAGGTTCGACGGATGGCGAgagccaaggcggcgccgatgccgatgccaaggtggagaaggaggaggcgcCCGAGAAGGAAGAGGCGCCCGAGAAGGTGGCACACGAGGAGCTTTAG
- a CDS encoding inner membrane translocase subunit tim-50 — MFSRVASARLATASTRLSRPAAPVFRSPRAASISPWIRTYAHRQKKTSSFTQRQASTNEPAKGASSDAPSKAAPKEAAKEDAPGHESAESEQIPFHKLPDLTQGIPSTIEQELAGKAGPSSPSALEEVAEQDSDRRRGRRDSYVSSSERNRRWWTRFLLLATAGGASFSLLYMGRDWEDAIEADRHADVPNGWSPSLWWQRANARMSESVSYYQDPAFDKLLPDPDPSFERPYTLCLSLEDLLVHSEWSREHGWRVAKRPGMDYFVRYLSQYYELVLFTTVPFGIGEPLVRKLDPFRFIMWPLYREATKFEDGEIVKDLSYLNRDLSKVIVIDTKASNVRKQPENAIILDPWKGEPKDTDLVGLIPFLEYIHTMQYDDVRKVIKSFDGKHIPTEFARREAIARKEFNKQLETHKSKHSKPSGMGALGNLLGLKPANMSMTMSPEGEQNPSEAFAQGKMLQDLARERGQRNYELLEKEVRENGEKWLQEEKVAMEKAQKEAMSSMVGSFGGLFGPHDEKKA; from the exons ATGTTCTCGAGAGTGGCCAGTGCCCGGCTGGCCACGGCGTCGACCCGTCTGTCACGACCGGCCGCACCCGTTTTTCGATCCCCCCGTGCCGCATCCATCTCCCCTTGGATCCGGACGTACGCGCACCGACAAAAGAAGACCTCCTCGTTCACGCAGCGGCAAGCTTCGACCAACGAGCCCGCCAAGGGTGCTTCCAGCGATGCTCCTTCCAAGGCAGCTCCCAAGGAGGCCGCCAAGGAGGATGCTCCCGGACACGAAAGCGCCGAGTCGGAGCAAATACCCTTCCACAAGCTCCCCGACCTGACGCAGGGCATCCCCTCGACTATCGAGCAAGAGCTGGCAGGCAAGGCCggtccctcgtcgccctcggcgctcgaggaggtcgCCGAGCAAGACTCggaccgtcgtcgcggccgtcgcgaCTCGTACGTCTCGTCGAGCGAGCGCAATCGCCGCTGGTGGAcccgcttcctcctcctcgccaccgccggcggcgcctccTTTTCCCTTCTCTATATGGGCCGCGACTGGGAGGATgccatcgaggccgaccGCCACGCCGACGTGCCCAACGGCTGGAGCCCCTCCCTGTGGTGGCAGCGCGCCAACGCTCGCATGTCCGAGTCCGTCTCCTACTACCAGGATCCGGCCTTTGACAAGCTTCTGCCCGACCCCGACCCGAGCTTCGAGCGGCCGTACACGCTATGCCTCAGCCTCGAGGATCTCCTCGTCCACAGCGAGTGGAGCCGCGAGCACGGCTGGCGCGTGGCGAAGCGACCGGGCATGGACTACTTTGTCCGATACCTGAGCCAGTACTAcgagctcgtcctcttcACCACCGTCCCCTTTGGCATCGGCGAGCCGCTCGTCCGCAAGCTCGATCCCTTCCGCTTCATCATGTGGCCGCTCTATCGCGAAGCGACAAAGTTTGAGGACGGCGAGATTGTCAAG GATCTCTCCTACCTCAACCGCGACCTCAGCAAagtcatcgtcatcgacacCAAGGCCAGCAACGTCCGCAAGCAGCCGGAAAACGCCATCATCCTCGACCCCTGGAAGGGCGAGCCCAAGGAcaccgacctcgtcggcctcatcCCTTTCCTCGAGTACATCCACACCATGCAGTACGACGACGTGCGCAAGGTCATCAAGTCCTTTGACGGCAAGCACATCCCCACCGAATTCGCCCGCCGCGAGGCCATCGCGCGCAAGGAGTTCAACAAGCAGCTCGAGACGCACAAGTCGAAGCACTCGAAGCCCTCCGGCATGGGTGCCCTCGGCAACCTCCTCGGCCTGAAGCCGGCCAACATGAGCATGACCATGTCGCCCGAGGGGGAGCAGAACCCGAGCGAGGCGTTTGCCCAGGGCAAGATGCTGCAGGACCTCGCCCGCGAGCGTGGCCAGCGCAACTACGAGCTCCTGGAGAAGGAGGTGCGCGAGAACGGCGAGAAGTGGCTGCAGGAGGAGAAGGTGGCCATGGAAAAGGCCCAGAAGGAGGCCATGAGCAGCATGGTCGGCTCCTTTGGAGGCTTGTTCGGCCCCCATGACGAGAAGAAGGCCTAG
- a CDS encoding proline oxidase PrnD: protein MSLGLVHRGPPAALQVASRPCLALIHGRHGFRRDRGIVTAASSPSSAPPRRPRQQQRRAIHSSDKKASTVTEYPGAGGALPPVQPNLEPSRAPLSVLPLSMILRSLATTVVSSSPVLLPPSLRIMVALAHSTSPLLNPDRNPLLRFFLKKSFYAQFCAGENGVEVGDTIRRLKDIGFTGVILGYAKEVVLTDEQAGRLDGAKPGEETRSVIDNEIVPWAEGTLETVRLAEKGDFVALKFTGAGRLALHRLSRGLPPTAYLASSIDAICQLAHRRGVRLLFDAEQDALQDGIDDWTMRYARAYNTTAGRATIYGTYQAYKKRTPAVLSRHLAEAAAGDFTLGVKLVRGAYLGSDPRGCFFDTKADTDACYDGSAASVLTRQWNATLKGEADFPHASLVLATHNAESVRRARAICDAGGAKAEIAFAQLQGMADEISCELVEASQSARAEGVPAATLPVYKYLVWGTTGECMKYLLRRAQENKDAVQRTRSGRDAMWAEVVRRFKNAIRMA, encoded by the exons ATgagcctcggcctcgtgcaCCGGGGCCCCCCCGCCGCCCTCCAGGTCgcgtctcggccgtgccTCGCGCTGATccacggccgccatggcTTCCGCCGTGACCgcggcatcgtcaccgccgcctcgtcgccctcgtcggcgcctccccgccggcctcggcagcagcagcgtcgcGCCATCCACTCGTCCGACAAGAAGGCGTCCACCGTCACCGAGTaccccggcgccggcggcgcgctgCCGCCCGTCCAGCCCAACCTCGAGCCCTCGCGCGCGCCGCTGTCGGTCCTGCCGCTGAGCATGATCCtgcgctcgctcgccaccaccgtcgtctcgtcgtcgcccgtgctgctgccgccctCGCTGCGCATCAtggtcgccctcgcccacAGCACGAGCCCGCTGCTCAACCCGGACCGCAACCCGCTCCTGCGCTTCTTCCTCAAAAAGTCCTTTTACGCCCAGTTCTGCGCCGGCGAgaacggcgtcgaggtcggcgacaCCATCCGCCGCCTCAAGGACATTGGCTTCACcggcgtcatcctcggctACGCCAAGGAGGTCGTCCTCaccgacgagcaggccggccgcctcgacggcgccaagcCCGGCGAGGAGACGCGGTCCGTCATCGACAACGAGATTGTGCCCTGGGCCGAGGGCACGCTCGAGAccgtccgcctcgccgagaAGGGTGACTTTGTCGCGCTCAA GTtcaccggcgccggccgcctcgccctccaCCGCCTGTCCCGCggcctgccgccgacggcgtacCTCGCGAGCTCCATCGACGCCATCTGCCAGCTCGCCCACCGGCGGGGCGTCCGCCTGCtcttcgacgccgagcaggacgcgctgcaggacggcatcgacgactgGACCATGCGCTACGCCCGCGCCTACaacacgacggccggccgcgCCACCATCTACGGCACCTACCAGGCCTACAAGAAGCGCACGCCCGCCGTGCTCTCGcgccacctcgccgaggccgctgcCGGCGACTTCACCCTCGGCGTCAAGCTCGTCCGCGGCGCCTACCTCGGCTCCGACCCGCGCGGCTGCTTCTTCGACACAAAGGCCGACACCGACGCCTGCtacgacggcagcgccgcGAGCGTGCTGACGCGCCAGTGGAACGCGACGCtcaagggcgaggccgacttCCCGCACGCGagcctcgtgctcgccacCCACAACGCCGAGTCGGTGCGCCGGGCCCGCGCCATctgcgacgccggcggcgccaaggCCGAGATCGCCTTTGCCCAGCTCCAGggcatggccgacgagatcagctgcgagctcgtcgaggcgagccAGTCGGCCCGTGCCGAgggcgtgccggcggcgacgctgcccGTCTACAAGTACCTCGTTTGggggacgacgggcgagTGCATGAAGTACCTCCTGCGCCGGGCCCAGGAGAACAAGGACGCCGTGCAGCGGACCCGAAGCGGTCGCGACGCCATGTGGGCCGAGGTGGTGCGACGCTTCAAGAACGCCATCCGCATGGCGTGA
- a CDS encoding Kinase binding protein, which produces MSMEKVSLEHLPSEYAIHLALFREVENAAFLHQQLLGRNPAFEYAFVDASVVVSRRQLLSVVFKATLAAVNGTLKTPNVHSEIVVSLSTSSNIADAYRRFGVSPSTKDLLVVKVTFPTESEPRPVSSDGIWEHLRSNVQGRAVDASDENIATATDLAKVRKYYKLNGLGWLDAIQDDGEKRAEMEMLILGAMALRGV; this is translated from the exons ATGTCCATGGAGAAAGTCTCCCTCGAGCACCTCCCGTCCGAGTACGCCATCCATCTAGCCCTCTTCCGGGAGGTCGAGAACGCCGCGTTCCTCCACCAGCAGCTGCTCGGGCGCAACCCGGCATTCGAGTACGCGTTTGTTGACGCCTCGGTG GTCGTCTCCCGCCGTCAGCtcctctccgtcgtcttcaAGGCCACCCTGGCGGCCGTCAACGGCACACTGAAGACGCCCAACGTGCACTCGGAAATCGTCGTCTCCCTCAGCACCTCGAGCAAC ATTGCCGACGCCTACCGCAGGTTCGGCGTGTCACCGTCGACCAAggacctcctcgtcgtcaaggtCACCTTTCCGACCGAATCCGAGCCTCGGCCGGTGTCGAGCGACGGCATCTGGGAGCATCTGCGATCGAACGTGCAAggacgagccgtcgacgcgagCGACGAAAACATTGCCACGGCCACGGACCTCGCCAAGGTGCGCAAGTACTACAAGCTCAACGGCCTAGGTTGGCTGGATGCCATACAGGACGACGGGGAGAAGCGtgccgagatggagatgCTCATTCTCGGCGCCATGGCCCTGCGGGGGGTGTGA